TTCTGCAGGGGTGCCGGATCCGGCACCAGCGCCGGACCGGCGAAGGGGGCGTCGGCAGGCGTATCGGGTTCGGGATGGGGGCTCAGCGAGACGACGCTGCCGTCGTCGGCCACCATCTCGGTCAGGTCGAGGATTTCGCCGGGGGTGTCCCTGGGCGCGTCCCTCGGAGCGTCTCTAGGGGCATCGCCGGCCGGCTCGGCATCGGTGGCGGCCCCTCGGGCCGACCGTCGCCGTCTTCGGCGATGATCCGCCGAATCGAGGCCAGAATCTCTTCCATGGTCGGGTCGGCGGCACCCTTTGCGCCCTCGCCTTCCCGCTTCAACTCATCCGTCATCTCTTAATCCCCGCCGCTCAGGCGTCCCCAGCGACCGCCCAAGCTACGGCACGCACCCACCGAAAGAAAGAGGCGGGCGCGTTTTCTGTCAACGGCGTGTCATCAATCGAAGCCGAACCAGCGGCCGCGGCTCTCGTCATAGTGCTTCACGGGATCGTAGCGGTCGCCCGACAGATTCAGGTTCTGGGCGGTCAGGCGGCCCACGGCGGACAGCAAGGTGAAGGCGGCGATATATTCGTCGCCCTGGGCCCGCACCAGGGCGACCTGGGAATTGAGCAATTCCTGTTCGGCGTTCAAGACATCGAGCACGGTGCGCGAGCCGACCGAGGATTCCTGCCGCACGCCTTCCAGCGCTAGGCTGTTGGCGGCGACCGCCTGCTTCTGCGAGACGATCACGGCCCGCGCCGCTTCGAGCTGGTCGAAAGCGTTCGAGGCCGACTCGATCACCGTGCGCTGGGTCTCGGAGACCTGCGACAGGCGCTGGCTGGCGGTTTGCTGGTTCTGGCGGATGGTGGCGTATTCGGCGCCGGACTGGTACAGCGGCACGGTCACCTGGACCTGCAAGGCCGCTTGATCCGTGCGCGATCCATTGGTGGATCTGGTGGCCGAATTATCGCGGGCCGAAGAACAGAGCACCAATGGATCGCGCACGGATCAAGCGGCCTTGCAGGTCCAGGTGACCGTGCCGCTGTACCAGTCCGGCGCCGAATACGCCACCATCCGCCAGAACCAGCAAACCGCCAGCCAGCGCCTGTCGCAGGTCTCCGAGACCCAGCGCACGGTGATCGAGTCGGCCTCGAACGCTTTCGACCAGCTCGAAGCGGCGCGGGCCGTGATCGTCTCGCAGAAGCAGGCGGTCGCCGCCAACAGCCTAGCGCTGGAAGGCGTGCGGCAGGAATCCTCGGTCGGCTCGCGCACCGTGCTCGATGTCTTGAACGCCGAACAGGAATTGCTCAATTCCCAGGTCGCCCTGGTGCGGGCCCAGGGCGACGAATATATCGCCGCCTTCACCTTGCTGTCCGCCGTGGGCCGCCTGACCGCCCAGAACCTGAATCTGTCGGGCGACCGCTACGATCCCGTGAAGCACTATGACGAGAGCCGCGGCCGCTGGTTCGGCTTCGATTGATGACACGCCGTTGACAGAAAACGCGCCGCCTCTTTCTTTCGGTGGGTGCGTGCCGTAGCTTGGGCGGTCGCTGGGGACGCCTGAGCGGCGGGGATTAAGAGATGACGGATGAGTTGAAGCGGGAAGGCGAGGGCGCAAAGGGTGCCGCCGACCCGACCATGGAAGAGATTCTGGCCTCGATTCGGCGGATCATCGCCGAAGACGGCGACGGTCGGCCCGAGGGGGCCGCCACCGATGCCGAGCCGGCCGGCGATGCCCCTAGAGACGCTCCGAGGGACGCGCCCAGGGACACCCCCGGCGAAATCCTCGACCTGACCGAGATGGTGGCCGACGACGGCAGCGTCGTCTCGCTGAGCCCCCATCCCGAACCCGATACGCCTGCCGACGCCCCC
The window above is part of the Oleomonas cavernae genome. Proteins encoded here:
- a CDS encoding TolC family protein; translation: MTVPLYQSGAEYATIRQNQQTASQRLSQVSETQRTVIESASNAFDQLEAARAVIVSQKQAVAANSLALEGVRQESSVGSRTVLDVLNAEQELLNSQVALVRAQGDEYIAAFTLLSAVGRLTAQNLNLSGDRYDPVKHYDESRGRWFGFD
- a CDS encoding TolC family protein — protein: MAELSRAEEQSTNGSRTDQAALQVQVTVPLYQSGAEYATIRQNQQTASQRLSQVSETQRTVIESASNAFDQLEAARAVIVSQKQAVAANSLALEGVRQESSVGSRTVLDVLNAEQELLNSQVALVRAQGDEYIAAFTLLSAVGRLTAQNLNLSGDRYDPVKHYDESRGRWFGFD